Proteins from one Tetrapisispora phaffii CBS 4417 chromosome 8, complete genome genomic window:
- the TPHA0H00130 gene encoding uncharacterized protein (similar to Saccharomyces cerevisiae GDI1 (YER136W); ancestral locus Anc_8.175) gives MNEETLDTDYDVIVLGTGLTECILSGLLSVDGKKVLHIDKQDHYGGAGASVSLSQLYTKFKTGDQILSQDAREAKYGKDRDWNVDLIPKFLMTNGALTDILVHTDVTKYVDFKQVDGSYVLIKGKINKVPATEMEAISSPLMGIFEKRRMKRFLEWIANYREDDLGTQQGLDLDKNTMDEVYYKFGLGNSTKEFIGHAMALWTNDDYIQQPARQTFERVLLYSQSVAKFGKSPYVYPMYGLGELPQGFARLSAIYGGTYMLDTPINKVNYNSNGEFEGVETKLGNFKAPLVIADPSYFAEKCKASGQKVVRVICVLNHPVSNTKDADSLQIIIPQSQVGRKNDIYIAVVSSTHNVCAKGHYLAICSTIVETDKPELELEPAFKLLGDIEEKFVDVVDIMEPIEDGSKDKVFLSKSNDASSHFESLTDDVKDLYKRVTGNDLILKPKESE, from the coding sequence ATGAATGAGGAAACCTTAGATACTGATTACGATGTTATAGTGTTAGGCACTGGTCTAACGGAATGTATTTTATCCGGTTTATTGTCCGTTGATGGTAAGAAAGTGCTTCACATTGATAAACAAGATCATTACGGTGGGGCTGGGGCTTCCGTTAGTTTATCTCAATTATACACTAAGTTTAAAACTGGAGATCAAATATTGTCTCAAGACGCTAGGGAAGCAAAATATGGGAAGGATAGAGACTGGAACGTCGATCTAATTCccaaatttttaatgacAAATGGTGCATTAACTGATATTTTGGTACACACCGATGTTACGAAATATGTTGATTTTAAACAAGTCGATGGCTCTTACGTTCTTATCAAGGGTAAGATTAACAAAGTGCCAGCTACTGAAATGGAAGCCATTTCTTCTCCTTTGATGGgtatttttgaaaagagaAGAATGAAAAGGTTTTTAGAATGGATTGCCAATTACAGAGAAGATGACTTAGGAACTCAGCAGGGTTTAGATCTTGATAAAAATACTATGGACGAagtatattataaatttggTCTAGGTAATTCTACAAAAGAATTCATCGGTCACGCAATGGCCCTATGGACCAACGATGATTACATTCAACAACCAGCTAGACAAACATTCGAAAGAGTTCTATTATACTCCCAGAGTGTTGCTAAATTTGGTAAATCACCTTATGTGTACCCAATGTACGGTTTGGGTGAATTACCTCAAGGGTTTGCTAGGTTATCTGCTATTTATGGTGGTACTTACATGTTGGATACCCCAATCAATAAGGTCAATTACAATTCTAATGGTGAATTCGAAGGTGTCGAAACTAAACTTGGTAACTTTAAAGCTCCTCTCGTCATAGCCGACCCATCATACTTTGCTGAAAAATGTAAGGCAAGCGGTCAAAAAGTTGTTAGAGTGATTTGTGTTTTGAACCACCCGGTGTCCAACACTAAGGATGCTGACTCTTTGCAAATCATCATTCCACAATCCCAAGTTGGAAGAAAGAATGATATCTACATAGCTGTAGTATCATCAACACATAATGTTTGCGCCAAGGGTCATTACTTGGCTATCTGTTCTACCATTGTTGAAACTGACAAGCCAGAATTAGAATTGGAACCAGCTTTTAAGTTACTAGGCGACATTGAGGAAAAATTCGTCGACGTCGTTGACATCATGGAACCCATTGAGGATGGCAGTAAAGATAAGGTTTTCTTATCAAAATCCAACGATGCTTCCTCTCATTTTGAATCTTTAACGGATGACGTCAaagatttatataaaagagtAACTGGAAATGACTTGATCTTAAAACCTAAAGAATCTGAATAA
- the TPHA0H00140 gene encoding uncharacterized protein (similar to Saccharomyces cerevisiae YER137C; ancestral locus Anc_8.173), producing MANTLKNDDIVKFSYAMDQIAKLIAQNKKQSSVANSEYEKKMKELDKLINLLLGLSKSTSSKGYSLNTSKLDEILKEGFEVVTKGNDEKYIMLPIQEEPQGPLEDIKKGEVHIKKSKNKKKNKIRCSYCNETGHTRAKCEMKLMTPIREHYNQ from the coding sequence ATGGCAAATACgttaaaaaatgatgacATCGTGAAGTTTTCTTATGCGATGGATCAAATTGCTAAATTGATAGCTCAAAATAAGAAACAATCTTCAGTAGCTAATTCAGAATatgagaaaaaaatgaaggAATTAGATAAGTTGATTAACCTTTTGTTGGGATTATCAAAATCTACTTCTTCAAAAGGCTATAGTTTGAACACTTCTAAGTTAGATGAGATACTTAAAGAAGGGTTCGAAGTAGTGACAAAGGgaaatgatgaaaaatatatcatgTTACCTATTCAAGAAGAACCCCAAGGCCCTCTTGAAGACATAAAAAAGGGTGAAGTTCATATTAAGAAGTCtaaaaataagaagaagaacaaaataCGATGCTCTTATTGTAATGAAACGGGACATACTAGAGCCAAATGCgaaatgaaattgatgaCACCGATAAGGGAACATTATAATCAATGA
- the NCL1 gene encoding tRNA (cytosine-C5-)-methyltransferase (similar to Saccharomyces cerevisiae NCL1 (YBL024W); ancestral locus Anc_8.171), translating to MARKRSSKKGGKKFQKPQADWVDLAKENANWEKYYENMLFGGDKDEFAKFKKVCQEPLPITFRITGSRNHASEVLNLFKEKHLKFLNEVEYEGSKINPPIELPWYPNHFGWQLEVHKTVMRKNDNFAKTQRFLVVETDVGNISRQEAVSMLPPILLDVKPHHTVLDMCAAPGSKTAQLMESLHIDSDEPSGFVIANDADNKRSHLLVHQLKRLSTSNVLIVNHDAQFFPNLKINTKDASSQEDLKFDRILCDVPCSGDGTMRKNVNVWKNWNTQNALGLHNVQFNILDRGLTLLKETGKLVYSTCSLNPIENEAVVAAVLRKWGDKVRLVCCDDKLKGLIRSKGLTTWPVINRDMEEVPRNRSDDKINKSCYPPTEEEVSKFNLDRCMRVYPHQQNTGGFFITMFEKVVDNKETDKPKRETKKQCIEAVGSKNTPKKVLQKNEEPVMFLPSDHSVLKQCAKFYGIGDAFNMDSCLVRNTNGEPSKTIYYVSPSLKQVIQHNDHKLKIIYTGAKIFVCQRSDVECSWKIQSESLSYLKHHMKSDRILKSSMLLFKFLLGHPQTTMDEIKMSNVDPNFARAETLSSGCIFVDVSRDNSEKLILPLWKGIKSINLMVRKEDIQEMLYRYFDVETTLKEKVKEVESKNEDLSP from the coding sequence atggCCCGCAAAAGAAGTAGTAAGAAGGGTGGTAAGAAATTTCAGAAACCACAAGCTGACTGGGTTGATTTAGCCAAGGAGAATGCCAACTGGGAGAAATATTATGAGAACATGTTGTTTGGTGGTGACAAAGATGAGTTCGCTAAGTTCAAGAAAGTTTGTCAGGAACCTTTGCCAATTACTTTTAGAATTACTGGTTCTAGAAACCATGCTAGTGAAGTcttaaatttattcaaagagAAGCATTTAAAATTCTTAAACGAGGTCGAATATGAAGGTTCTAAAATCAATCCACCAATAGAATTGCCATGGTATCCTAACCATTTTGGTTGGCAATTGGAGGTCCACAAAACTGTGATGAGAAAGAATGATAATTTTGCAAAGACACAGAGATTTCTAGTGGTAGAAACTGACGTCGGAAATATCTCTAGACAAGAAGCAGTTTCAATGCTTCCTCCAATTCTTCTTGATGTCAAGCCACATCATACTGTTTTAGATATGTGTGCAGCTCCTGGTTCCAAAACCGCTCAATTGATGGAGTCTTTGCATATAGACAGTGACGAACCTTCGGGTTTTGTTATCGCCAATGATGCTGACAATAAGAGATCACATTTATTAgttcatcaattaaaaagattaaGTACATCCAATGTTTTGATTGTTAATCATGATGCTCAATTTTTTCCAAATCTGAAGATAAATACTAAAGATGCATCTTCACAGGAAGATTTGAAATTCGACAGAATCTTATGTGATGTACCATGTTCAGGTGATGGTACGATGAGAAAGAATGTAAATGTTTGGAAGAATTGGAATACTCAGAATGCGCTAGGCTTGCATAATGTtcaatttaatatcttaGATAGAGGTCTAACATTATTAAAGGAAACAGGTAAGCTAGTATATTCTACATGTTCTTTAAACcctattgaaaatgaagcTGTCGTGGCTGCTGTTTTGAGAAAATGGGGAGACAAAGTAAGACTAGTTTGTTGTGATGACAAGCTGAAAGGTTTAATCAGATCAAAGGGGTTAACAACCTGGCCAGTCATCAATAGAGATATGGAAGAAGTTCCAAGAAATAGAAGCgatgataaaataaacaaatctTGCTATCCACCAACAGAGGAAGAGGTAAGCAAATTTAATCTGGACAGGTGTATGAGAGTCTATCCACATCAACAAAATACTGGTGGGTTTTTCATTACAATGTTTGAGAAAGTTGTCGACAATAAAGAAACTGATAAACCAAAGAGAGAAACTAAAAAGCAATGCATCGAAGCAGTTGGATCCAAGAACACCCCAAAGAAAgttttacaaaaaaatgaagaacCTGTTATGTTTTTGCCTTCTGATCATTCAGTGTTGAAGCAATGTGCTAAATTTTATGGAATTGGTGATGCCTTTAATATGGATTCATGTTTAGTTAGGAACACTAATGGTGAACCttcaaaaacaatttattatgTTTCTCCATCATTGAAACAAGTTATTCAACATAATGACcataaattaaagataatatatacTGGCGCTAAGATATTTGTATGTCAAAGAAGTGATGTTGAATGCTCTTGGAAAATTCAAAGTGAGTCGTTAtcatatttaaaacatcATATGAAATCTGATAGAATTCTGAAATCTTCTATGCTTTTATTTAAGTTTCTATTAGGACACCCACAAACTACTATggatgaaataaaaatgtccAACGTCGATCCAAACTTTGCAAGAGCTGAAACTCTGAGTTCAGGTTGTATATTTGTAGATGTATCTAGAGATAATTCAGAGAAACTGATTTTACCTCTTTGGAAAGGAATAAAAAGCATTAATCTAATGGTTCGTAAAGAAGATATCCAGGAGATGCTTTATAGATATTTCGATGTAGAAACAACATTAAAGGAGAAGGTTAAGGAAGttgaatcaaaaaatgaagatcTATCACCCTGA
- the MCM2 gene encoding MCM DNA helicase complex subunit MCM2 (similar to Saccharomyces cerevisiae MCM2 (YBL023C); ancestral locus Anc_8.170) has product MSGNDNRRRRREEDEDEDGMLPPSSPQLGGARGYAEASSPLGAPDGMMNPEGADDEIDEVPDLEDLEEQMNEVDLMGDDMLQDYGSDAEKDHYDMRQVDDRSQRELSLSERRMIDKQMNERDRLLRQGAYIDDDDDDEADPSGGKLDDMGLPIQRRRRRRQYESLNKSDDDLLSDLDMDPLAEELTLESLSNVKAASYSEWITQPNVARTIARELKLFLLEYTDDTGRSVYGARIRTLGEVNSESLEVNYRHLSESKAILALFLATCPDEMLKIFDLVAMEATELHYPDYSRIHSEIHVRISDFPAINYLRELRESHLGSLVRVVGVVTRRTGVFPQLKYVKFNCLKCGIVLGPFFQDSTEEIKISFCTNCKSKGPFSMNGEKTVYRNYQRITLQESPGTVPAGRLPRHREVILLADLVDIAKPGEDIEVTGIYKNNYDGSLNAKNGFPVFATNIEANSIKRIEGNITDGDEEGLDVFKWTEEEEREFRKMSRDRKIVDKIISSIAPSIYGHRDIKTAVACSLFGGVPKNVNGKHSIRGDINVLLLGDPGTAKSQILKYVEKTANRAVFATGQGASAVGLTASVRKDPITKEWTLEGGALVLADKGVCLIDEFDKMNDQDRTSIHEAMEQQSISISKAGIVTTLQARCSIIAAANPNGGRYNSTLPLAQNVTLTEPILSRFDILCVVRDLVDEEADERLASFVVNSHVRSHPDSEIAEDNDDNDDMDEENAVPNHELSARQKKLERQRKKEQEISPIPQDFLMKYIHYARTKIHPKLHQMDMDKVSRVYADLRRESITTGSFPITVRHLESILRIAESFAKMRLSEFVSSWDLDRAIKVVVDSFVDAQKVSVRRQLQRSFAIYTLGH; this is encoded by the coding sequence ATGTCTGGAAATGATAATAGAAGAAGGAGACGTGAAGAGGATGAGGACGAGGATGGCATGCTGCCTCCTTCGTCACCGCAACTGGGCGGCGCCAGGGGCTATGCAGAGGCCTCGTCGCCTCTGGGGGCCCCAGACGGGATGATGAACCCGGAGGGTGCAGACGATGAGATTGACGAGGTACCAGATTTGGAGGATTTGGAGGAACAGATGAACGAGGTCGATTTGATGGGAGACGATATGTTGCAAGACTACGGGTCTGATGCTGAGAAGGACCATTACGATATGCGTCAGGTCGACGACAGGTCCCAACGAGAACTATCCTTGAGTGAGAGACGTATGATTGACAAGCAGATGAACGAAAGAGATAGGTTATTGAGACAAGGAGCCTACATTGATGATGACGACGACGACGAAGCTGATCCGAGCGGAGGGAAACTGGACGATATGGGGTTGCCGATCCAGAGGCGTAGACGTAGAAGACAGTATGAGTCACTGAACAAAAGTGACGATGACCTGCTGAGTGACTTGGATATGGACCCTCTGGCTGAAGAACTGACTTTGGAGTCCCTGAGTAATGTCAAGGCCGCGTCGTACTCCGAGTGGATCACACAGCCTAACGTTGCCAGAACTATTGCAAGGGAGTTGAAATTGTTCTTGTTGGAATACACAGACGATACAGGTAGATCCGTTTACGGTGCTCGTATTAGAACCCTGGGTGAAGTCAATAGTGAGTCCTTGGAGGTCAATTATAGACATCTATCGGAATCAAAGGCCATTCTGGCATTGTTCTTGGCAACTTGTCCAGACGAAATGTTGAAGATTTTTGATCTGGTCGCTATGGAAGCTACTGAACTACATTATCCAGATTATTCAAGAATTCATTCAGAGATCCATGTCAGAATTTCTGATTTCCCTGCCATAAACTATTTAAGAGAATTGCGTGAATCCCATTTGGGATCACTGGTACGAGTGGTAGGTGTAGTAACTAGAAGAACAGGCGTTTTCCcacaattaaaatatgtcAAATTCAACTGTTTGAAATGTGGTATAGTTTTAGGTCCATTTTTTCAAGATTCAAcagaagaaattaaaatttctttttgtaCCAATTGTAAATCGAAAGGTCCATTTAGCATGAATGGTGAAAAAACCGTATACAGAAATTATCAAAGAATCACTTTGCAAGAATCTCCTGGTACTGTACCAGCTGGTCGTTTACCTAGACATCGTGAGGTTATTTTACTTGCAGATTTGGTAGATATAGCAAAGCCAGGTGAAGATATAGAGGTTACtggtatatataaaaataattatgaCGGTAGTCTGAACGCTAAGAACGGGTTCCCAGTTTTTGCTACTAATATTGAAGctaattcaataaaaagaatagaGGGTAATATAACAGATGGTGACGAAGAAGGGCTAGATGTCTTTAAATGgactgaagaagaagaacgTGAATTTAGAAAAATGTCAAGAGATCGTAAGATTGTAGATAAAATTATCTCATCAATTGCTCCATCGATTTACGGTCATAGGGATATAAAAACTGCTGTCGCCTGCTCATTATTCGGTGGTGTCCCAAAGAACGTCAACGGTAAACATTCAATTCGTGGTGATATTaatgtattattattaggtGATCCTGGTACTGCAAAAtctcaaattttaaagtaTGTTGAAAAAACTGCAAATAGAGCAGTTTTTGCTACTGGTCAAGGTGCTTCTGCTGTTGGTTTGACTGCTTCAGTTAGAAAAGATCCAATTACCAAGGAATGGACTTTAGAAGGTGGTGCTTTGGTTTTAGCTGACAAAGGTGTTTGTTTGATTGATGAATTCGATAAAATGAACGACCAAGATCGTACTTCTATCCATGAAGCAATGGAACAACAAAGTATATCTATTTCAAAGGCTGGTATTGTTACTACTTTACAAGCACGTTGTTCAATTATTGCTGCTGCAAATCCAAACGGTGGTAGATATAATTCTACTCTTCCTTTGGCACAAAACGTCACTTTAACTGAACCTATTTTATCAAGATTTGATATTCTATGTGTTGTTAGAGATTTAGTTGATGAAGAAGCCGATGAAAGATTAGCATCTTTCGTTGTCAATTCACATGTAAGATCGCACCCAGATAGTGAGATTGCtgaagataatgatgaCAATGATGATATGGACGAAGAGAATGCAGTTCCTAACCATGAACTGTCTGCACGCCAAAAGAAACTAGAGAGacaaagaaagaaagaacaAGAAATATCTCCTATTCCTCAAGATTTCctaatgaaatatattcacTATGCAAGAACAAAAATTCATCCAAAGTTACATCAAATGGATATGGATAAAGTCAGTAGAGTTTATGCTGATTTAAGAAGGGAAAGTATAACCACTGGTTCTTTCCCTATCACTGTTCGTCACCTGGAATCGATATTAAGAATTGCAGAATCTTTTGCAAAGATGAGACTCTCCGAATTCGTATCATCTTGGGATTTAGACAGGGCTATTAAGGTTGTTGTTGATTCTTTCGTTGACGCACAAAAGGTTAGTGTCCGTAGACAATTGCAAAGGTCATTTGCTATCTATACGCTTGGACATTAA
- the TPHA0H00170 gene encoding uncharacterized protein (ancestral locus Anc_8.169) produces the protein MLPRTIQSFEMNELSASEYLEEQERLQDEARNAMPWEPNTCTYELGALRQQLYACRDHGDIGICYSCSIQCHTSCDLVELFTKRHFTCDCGTERDQRGLAQAIDDEDGNKNGEVYFCSLRKNREKDIASGDNVYGHNFKGLFCDCATEYDPDSDAVMLQCVAGLECDEDWYHDYCIMNVDPADAKRSAADADDSGAENVLDGFPDVDSFDSYICWKCIAKNEWFFNQLITSQGSEDFIAHKLPRCPPVSIPSSSSLNKNGKRTREDHMDVDYSLFLKEGYSSALAKLKDSCEIDSKLRSFLTYKVPFLIEEVPVYEQHEDATLETDVYDVAMNSIGSNLQHEPTVNTIIALQQLKAKLGNFFKTFVDKKDIVKEEDIREFFNKQKEDSF, from the coding sequence ATGCTCCCAAGGACTATCCAGAGCTTTGAAATGAATGAGCTTAGTGCCAGCGAGTACTTGGAAGAACAAGAACGGTTACAAGATGAGGCACGTAATGCGATGCCTTGGGAACCGAATACGTGTACTTACGAGTTGGGGGCTCTTAGACAGCAATTGTATGCCTGCAGGGACCATGGAGACATTGGTATCTGCTATTCCTGCTCCATCCAGTGCCATACGAGTTGTGATTTGGTGGAATTGTTTACCAAGAGGCACTTCACGTGCGATTGTGGGACTGAACGTGATCAAAGGGGGCTTGCACAGGCTATTGATGACGAAGATGGTAATAAAAATGGGGAGGTCTATTTTTGTAGTCTGAGGAAGAATAGGGAGAAAGATATAGCCTCTGGAGACAACGTTTACGGCCATAATTTTAAAGGTTTGTTTTGTGACTGTGCGACAGAGTACGACCCGGATTCAGACGCTGTTATGTTGCAGTGCGTTGCTGGGTTGGAGTGTGACGAGGACTGGTACCACGATTACTGTATCATGAATGTGGACCCTGCAGATGCCAAGCGCAGCGCTGCCGATGCAGACGATTCCGGCGCCGAGAACGTTCTCGACGGGTTTCCAGACGTCGACAGTTTCGACTCTTATATCTGTTGGAAGTGTATAGCAAAGAACGAATGGTTCTTCAACCAGTTGATTACATCACAGGGCTCAGAAGATTTCATTGCGCATAAATTACCTCGCTGTCCCCCAGTTAGCATTCCAAGCTCGTCTTCTTTGAATAAGAACGGTAAAAGAACAAGAGAGGACCACATGGATGTGGACTAtagtttatttttgaaagaagGGTATTCATCTGCTTTGGCAAAGTTGAAAGACTCCTGCGAGATAGATAGCAAACTACGTTCTTTTCTGACATACAAGGTGCCTTTTTTAATAGAAGAGGTTCCAGTATACGAACAACATGAGGACGCAACTTTGGAGACCGATGTTTATGATGTAGCAATGAACTCCATCGGATCAAATTTACAACATGAGCCTACCGTTAATACGATTATAGCATTACAGCAACTGAAAGCAAAGCTAGGTAACTTTTTTAAGACTTTTGTTGACAAGAAAGATATAGTAAAAGAAGAGGATATTAGGgagtttttcaataaacaaaaagaagatagtttttaa